In Acidobacteriota bacterium, a single genomic region encodes these proteins:
- the ygeW gene encoding knotted carbamoyltransferase YgeW, protein MTHAALRAKIDSLGSLNPKLFNRDFLLTWQHDDQALHSVLQAADILQDLTRLNASTRVFPRGLGLSIFRDKSTRTRYAFRSGCNLLGLATEELDESTSQISHGETVRETATMVGFLTETIGIRDDMFLGEGHEFMTEVAGSLDDSFQNGVLARRPGVVNLQSDLDHPTQSMADLRHLANVFGGLDALRDKKIAMSWAYSPSYGKPLSVPQGIVALVARFGMHVVLAHPPGYDLVDEPLEAARKYAKESGGSFEIVDSMGAAFENADIVYPKSWAPAEIMRERTRLLRGGQKDKLADLERQALENNARFRNWECDDARMKLTRNGRALYMHCLPADVTGVNCQAGEVSRDVFERARFDTYREAGYKPFVIAAMILALRFEDPAAALRECLG, encoded by the coding sequence ATGACCCACGCTGCGCTTCGCGCGAAGATTGACTCGCTCGGCTCGCTCAATCCGAAATTGTTCAACCGCGACTTCCTGCTCACGTGGCAGCACGACGACCAGGCGCTGCATTCGGTGCTGCAGGCGGCTGACATCCTGCAGGACCTGACCCGGCTCAATGCATCCACGCGTGTCTTCCCGCGCGGGCTCGGGCTGTCGATCTTCCGTGACAAGTCCACCCGCACGCGCTACGCGTTCCGATCGGGATGCAACCTGCTCGGCCTTGCGACCGAGGAACTCGACGAGTCCACGTCGCAGATCTCTCACGGGGAAACGGTGCGGGAGACCGCGACGATGGTGGGGTTTCTCACCGAAACGATCGGCATCCGCGACGACATGTTCCTGGGCGAGGGACACGAGTTTATGACCGAAGTGGCCGGCTCGCTCGACGACAGCTTCCAGAACGGGGTGCTCGCGCGGCGACCGGGGGTGGTCAATCTGCAGAGCGACCTGGACCATCCCACGCAGAGCATGGCGGACCTGCGGCACCTGGCGAATGTCTTCGGCGGCCTCGACGCGCTGCGCGACAAGAAGATCGCCATGAGCTGGGCGTACTCGCCGAGCTACGGCAAGCCGCTCTCGGTGCCGCAGGGAATCGTGGCATTGGTGGCGCGTTTCGGCATGCACGTGGTCCTGGCGCATCCGCCGGGCTATGACCTGGTGGACGAACCGCTCGAGGCGGCCCGGAAGTACGCGAAGGAAAGCGGCGGATCCTTCGAGATCGTGGACTCCATGGGCGCCGCCTTCGAGAACGCCGACATCGTCTATCCGAAGAGTTGGGCGCCGGCCGAGATCATGCGCGAGCGAACGCGCCTGCTCCGCGGCGGGCAGAAGGACAAGCTCGCGGACCTGGAGCGACAGGCGCTCGAGAACAATGCGAGGTTCAGGAACTGGGAATGCGACGATGCGCGCATGAAGCTCACGCGGAACGGGCGTGCGCTGTATATGCATTGCCTGCCGGCGGACGTGACCGGGGTCAACTGCCAGGCCGGCGAGGTGTCGCGCGACGTCTTCGAACGGGCCCGCTTCGATACCTATCGCGAGGCGGGCTACAAGCCATTCGTCATTGCCGCGATGATCCTGGCGCTGCGGTTCGAGGACCCCGCCGCGGCCTTGCGGGAATGCCTCGGGTGA